A genomic stretch from Anabaena sphaerica FACHB-251 includes:
- a CDS encoding Uma2 family endonuclease, with protein MATQISEKKSSTEMVITWEALPDDFQLEDEPVENTGQPILAGALRESLEIVGFIQPQMLIASNFGLCATLNGQFIAKAPDWLFVPSVKEIVPERKSYTPNLQGDIPAIVIEFLSDTEGGEYSIKPTYPPGKWFFYERILQVPIYVIFDPNGGLLEFYQLENGRYELKQPNENGLHWINSMGLFLGTWQGEKEGRNGYWLRWWDEASNLLPWSVELISQERQRAEQERQEKERLREYLISQGIDPDNLP; from the coding sequence ATGGCAACCCAAATCAGTGAAAAAAAATCTTCTACTGAAATGGTGATCACTTGGGAAGCCTTACCCGATGATTTTCAGTTAGAGGATGAACCGGTGGAAAATACAGGACAGCCAATTTTAGCAGGTGCATTGCGAGAAAGTTTAGAAATTGTGGGTTTTATTCAACCCCAGATGTTAATAGCTTCTAATTTTGGTTTATGTGCCACATTAAACGGTCAGTTTATTGCTAAAGCACCTGATTGGTTGTTTGTACCTTCAGTTAAAGAAATTGTACCAGAACGCAAAAGTTATACACCTAATTTACAAGGGGATATTCCCGCTATAGTCATAGAATTTTTATCTGATACTGAAGGTGGGGAATATTCAATTAAACCTACATATCCCCCAGGAAAATGGTTTTTTTATGAGCGAATTTTGCAAGTTCCTATTTATGTAATTTTTGATCCCAACGGAGGTTTATTAGAATTTTATCAATTAGAAAATGGGCGCTATGAATTAAAACAACCCAATGAAAATGGACTACATTGGATTAATTCAATGGGTTTATTTTTAGGAACTTGGCAAGGGGAAAAGGAAGGTAGAAATGGTTATTGGTTAAGGTGGTGGGATGAAGCCAGTAATTTATTACCTTGGTCTGTAGAATTGATTTCTCAAGAACGTCAAAGGGCGGAACAAGAACGACAAGAAAAAGAACGACTGAGAGAGTATTTAATATCTCAAGGTATAGATCCTGATAACTTACCATAA
- the psb30 gene encoding photosystem II reaction center protein Ycf12/Psb30 — translation MEALANINWEVVFQLTCVALIVLAGPAVIFVLAFRNGNL, via the coding sequence ATGGAAGCTTTAGCCAATATTAATTGGGAAGTTGTGTTTCAATTAACCTGTGTAGCATTGATTGTACTTGCAGGACCAGCAGTAATTTTTGTACTCGCGTTTCGTAACGGCAACCTGTAA
- a CDS encoding TMEM165/GDT1 family protein: MKLDTAPVAISQLSETESYSLQPLVKENRKPQESLFMVFGTTFITIFLAEIGDKTQLSTLLMSAESHAPWVVFLGSGTALVTTSLLGVLLGGFIASKLSPKTVEKSAGVMLLLISVMLFWDVIIGH; encoded by the coding sequence GTGAAACTTGATACTGCACCTGTTGCCATTTCTCAGCTATCGGAAACTGAAAGCTATTCACTTCAGCCTCTAGTTAAGGAGAATCGCAAACCGCAAGAATCCCTATTTATGGTATTTGGGACTACCTTCATCACCATCTTTCTGGCGGAAATTGGTGATAAAACTCAACTATCTACGTTGTTAATGAGTGCGGAATCTCATGCACCTTGGGTAGTATTCTTGGGTTCGGGAACGGCATTAGTCACTACCAGTTTATTAGGTGTGCTGCTTGGTGGCTTTATAGCGAGTAAACTTAGTCCCAAAACTGTAGAAAAATCAGCAGGGGTAATGTTGCTGTTGATTTCTGTAATGCTGTTTTGGGATGTAATTATTGGTCATTAG
- the recJ gene encoding single-stranded-DNA-specific exonuclease RecJ encodes MTNDKPPKRLPNQRWQIAPDNAELAQKLANLTNLSPIISQLLINRGMETPEAAQKFISPETLNLPSPLEDFPDLAVSVELLENAIANQEKIAICGDYDADGMTSTALLLRSLRALGANVDYAIPSRMHEGYGINKRIVEEFHSEGIGLILTVDNGISAFEPIARARELGLKVIITDHHDIPQKLPPANAILNPKLIAESSPYRGVAGVGVAYILAVSLAQQLGELKGLVQPMLALFTLGTIADLAPLTGVNRRWVKRGLKLLPKSTLPGVQALIQVAGVQATEAGEQGSRGAEGSKNSKSLKPEDIGFRLGPRINAIGRIGNPQTVIELLTTDDVGIALERAMQCEQINAERQKMCEEIEQEAIALVEDLYVNYLHKDRVLVVIKDNWHHGVIGIVASRLVERYGVPVFIGTYENEGIIRGSARGIPEFHVFEALEYADDLLGKYGGHKAAGGFSLPADNLLALRSRLSEFANQCLQLQHLKPLLKIDAQANINQINQDLYQQLNVLHPCGIDNPDPIFWTANAQVIQQQIVGKGHIKLTLAQTIDNQKYEIKAIAWRWRDYFPLPSRVDIAYKLRENNFNGNNNIEMELVGVRLPQQVEKLFTTPNPFKRTTFEYKQRPYTCGIYQNGVGAELRIKNSEGKVLVMQPENKLGLLGISREDAKHVDLSLPQYDGIIQAAIQALLVISN; translated from the coding sequence ATGACTAATGACAAACCCCCCAAACGTTTACCTAATCAACGTTGGCAAATTGCGCCAGATAATGCTGAATTAGCTCAGAAACTGGCAAATTTAACTAATCTATCCCCTATTATCAGCCAGTTGTTGATTAATCGGGGGATGGAAACACCAGAAGCAGCACAAAAATTTATAAGTCCAGAAACTTTAAATTTACCTTCTCCCCTAGAAGATTTTCCAGATTTAGCAGTAAGTGTAGAATTATTGGAAAATGCGATCGCAAATCAAGAGAAAATTGCTATCTGTGGTGACTACGACGCAGATGGAATGACTAGCACTGCATTATTATTAAGAAGTCTCCGCGCTTTGGGTGCAAATGTTGATTATGCTATCCCCAGTCGAATGCACGAAGGTTATGGAATTAATAAACGCATTGTGGAAGAATTTCACAGCGAAGGTATAGGTTTAATTCTGACTGTAGATAATGGTATTTCTGCTTTTGAACCTATCGCTAGAGCGAGAGAATTAGGTTTAAAAGTTATTATCACCGATCATCATGACATCCCCCAAAAATTACCCCCAGCTAATGCAATTCTTAACCCCAAACTAATAGCTGAATCTTCACCTTATCGGGGTGTTGCTGGTGTGGGTGTGGCTTATATTTTAGCAGTATCTTTAGCTCAACAATTGGGAGAATTGAAAGGTTTAGTTCAGCCAATGTTAGCTTTATTTACATTAGGAACTATTGCCGATTTAGCTCCTTTAACTGGTGTAAATCGTCGTTGGGTAAAACGGGGTTTAAAGTTATTACCTAAATCAACTTTACCAGGTGTTCAAGCTTTAATTCAAGTCGCTGGAGTTCAAGCAACAGAAGCAGGGGAGCAGGGGAGCAGAGGAGCAGAGGGAAGCAAAAATTCTAAATCTTTAAAACCGGAAGATATTGGTTTTCGTTTAGGACCGAGAATTAATGCCATCGGGAGAATTGGCAACCCGCAAACAGTGATAGAATTGTTAACAACGGATGATGTGGGAATTGCTTTAGAAAGAGCAATGCAGTGTGAACAAATTAACGCTGAACGTCAAAAAATGTGCGAGGAAATTGAACAGGAAGCGATCGCACTCGTTGAAGATTTATATGTAAATTATCTCCACAAAGACCGCGTTCTAGTCGTTATCAAAGATAATTGGCATCATGGTGTCATTGGTATTGTCGCTTCTCGTTTGGTAGAACGTTATGGCGTTCCTGTGTTTATTGGCACTTATGAAAATGAAGGCATTATTCGCGGTTCTGCGCGGGGAATACCTGAATTTCACGTTTTTGAAGCTTTAGAATATGCTGATGATTTGCTCGGTAAATACGGAGGACATAAAGCCGCAGGAGGATTTTCTTTACCAGCAGATAATTTACTAGCTTTGCGATCGCGTTTATCTGAGTTTGCAAATCAGTGTTTACAACTTCAACACCTCAAACCCCTACTAAAAATTGATGCTCAAGCAAATATAAATCAAATCAATCAAGATTTATATCAACAGTTAAATGTTCTCCATCCTTGCGGTATTGACAACCCCGATCCGATATTCTGGACTGCTAACGCGCAAGTCATTCAACAGCAAATTGTTGGTAAAGGTCACATTAAATTAACTCTAGCCCAAACTATAGATAATCAAAAATATGAAATTAAAGCTATAGCTTGGCGTTGGCGTGATTATTTCCCCCTACCATCACGAGTCGATATTGCTTACAAACTCCGGGAAAATAACTTTAATGGTAATAATAACATTGAAATGGAGTTAGTCGGTGTCAGACTTCCTCAACAGGTGGAAAAATTATTTACCACACCAAACCCATTTAAACGTACCACCTTTGAATACAAACAGCGTCCATACACCTGTGGAATTTATCAAAATGGTGTAGGTGCAGAATTAAGAATTAAAAATAGTGAAGGTAAAGTTTTAGTCATGCAACCAGAAAATAAACTTGGTTTGTTAGGTATAAGTCGTGAAGATGCCAAACACGTTGATTTATCTCTACCTCAATATGATGGCATTATTCAAGCTGCTATTCAGGCTTTGTTAGTGATAAGTAATTAG
- a CDS encoding S8 family serine peptidase has product MSTSVGANPAFDLIGLTQLRNDPQFAGIDGSGFTVAVIDTGLDGSHPQISPNFKLFADFVDGGNTPPIITTASESKDSKSHGTHVAGTVGARDPNIGVAPDVGLIGLRGIGPWISLRNVLQWVLDNRNEYNIIAVNMSLGEGSFRINNSQVESQGGILTEINDIINRLEDVGVTIVSAAGNDYAKKQIPGVAFPGISSTINVGAIWQDDQSLGRYVPGGGEAAQQNPGADRITVFSQRLDDPNDTYDTLFAPGAMIKSAVPKGGFEQWPGTSMASPHVAGAVALMQEAARQFSGRLLSPAEIVAIMRSTGDVIFDGDDENDNVTNTNTSYRRLNIYKAITEIKQRSQQIAPPPPGGGAGDPNGTIAGAYLVPTTIDGSPVDVILESIGTDAGTTQVGNKDVDIFRFEVAVAGTVNIQVGSHPNNANDFDTLLRLFNSSGTELAFDDNGGIGDFSRLEVSLNPGIYYAGVSGNNNRNYDPNVASSGVTAATGNYSLQFGLTNTDLNGLLANAVDISLGTDVDPFDLKEGFIGTDYDQFVGTGDVDLFRVIVPDNGTLYIDIDTPFETEYVNSYLRVFDEDGNQVLLEDGEPVISNDDLSFDANADTEFTDQLYPGLVFEHPTDRAVFNGHTTDSFIAGGVNRGEVYYIGVSDFANQDYNTQDLSNRSTAGTGGLYDLIVRFANNDRNGSIAQAVSDISLPITGQPGIIGDDTDPQTGESFQVGDLDIDFVKIRSATAGILEIDIDSYENTEITTPVDTVLSIFDAQGNLLAENDDTNGVDPVLLYQITANTDYFVAVSGYGNSNFDPFMLGSGSPGDTGEYIFNSRLLSTNEVIGTLSNDAINYSLVQNQPVTIDSPVFANIGSDNDFVIGASDIDIYRFVANFSGKVGISTNTSQPFSADTFLRFFDADGNEIAFNDDENDETLGSYLEVQVTNGNEYYIGVNGYSPDAGNYDPITGSGAAAGSEGDYTLMLSSIQPPSPTITFGSNGDDLIISAPNQILFTGAGADEVDLAFSGQPENSRVSLGSGNDRIYVSQSDRAFGGSGNDVFDATDGQGENRMSGGAGNDIFFLGTGDRALGGDGDDTFFVQSGGENLIAGGAGADKFWITTGEIPASANTITDYQLDFDSITVEGIINIDVLTSGISTQLRVGDGIADNTGFGTGALLATLSGTSGLTSADVNVNLFGANFLFN; this is encoded by the coding sequence ATGAGTACATCTGTAGGAGCTAACCCAGCATTTGATTTAATTGGACTAACTCAGCTACGCAACGATCCACAATTTGCTGGTATTGATGGTAGCGGTTTTACAGTAGCGGTAATAGATACAGGGTTGGATGGCAGTCATCCCCAAATTAGCCCGAATTTTAAATTATTCGCTGATTTTGTTGATGGTGGTAACACCCCCCCCATTATCACTACCGCAAGTGAATCAAAAGACTCCAAATCTCATGGAACTCACGTAGCGGGGACAGTGGGTGCTAGAGATCCAAATATTGGGGTTGCACCTGATGTTGGTCTAATTGGCTTGCGTGGTATAGGTCCTTGGATTAGCTTGAGAAATGTTCTCCAATGGGTTCTAGACAACCGCAATGAATACAATATTATTGCGGTGAATATGTCTTTAGGAGAAGGAAGCTTTCGGATAAATAACTCTCAAGTCGAATCTCAAGGTGGTATTCTCACTGAGATAAACGACATTATCAACAGACTAGAAGATGTAGGAGTGACTATTGTTAGTGCTGCTGGGAATGATTATGCTAAAAAACAGATCCCTGGTGTAGCATTTCCAGGCATATCCAGCACTATCAATGTTGGTGCAATTTGGCAGGACGATCAATCTCTAGGAAGGTATGTTCCAGGAGGTGGTGAAGCCGCACAACAAAATCCTGGTGCTGACCGTATTACCGTATTTAGCCAGCGTCTTGATGATCCCAATGACACCTATGACACACTCTTTGCTCCAGGAGCGATGATCAAAAGTGCTGTGCCAAAGGGAGGATTTGAGCAATGGCCAGGAACTAGCATGGCATCTCCTCATGTTGCTGGTGCTGTTGCTTTAATGCAAGAAGCGGCTCGTCAGTTCAGTGGTCGCCTTTTATCTCCGGCTGAAATTGTGGCGATTATGCGCTCCACAGGGGATGTGATTTTTGATGGTGATGACGAAAACGATAATGTTACTAACACTAATACTTCCTATCGTCGTCTGAACATTTATAAAGCAATTACGGAAATTAAACAGCGATCTCAGCAAATTGCACCTCCACCCCCTGGTGGTGGAGCGGGAGATCCCAACGGAACGATTGCCGGGGCTTACCTTGTACCAACGACCATAGATGGCTCTCCTGTGGATGTGATCCTTGAGTCTATTGGGACAGATGCTGGAACAACTCAAGTTGGCAATAAAGATGTAGACATATTCCGCTTTGAAGTCGCTGTTGCGGGAACTGTAAATATTCAAGTAGGTTCTCATCCTAATAATGCCAATGATTTTGATACGTTGCTGCGACTGTTTAATTCATCAGGAACTGAACTAGCTTTTGATGATAACGGGGGTATAGGAGATTTTTCTCGTTTGGAAGTTTCCCTAAATCCTGGCATTTACTATGCAGGAGTTAGTGGCAACAACAACCGAAATTACGACCCCAATGTAGCCAGTAGTGGTGTAACAGCAGCAACAGGCAATTATTCCCTTCAGTTTGGCCTCACCAACACAGATTTGAATGGCTTGCTGGCAAATGCAGTGGATATCAGTCTGGGAACAGATGTAGATCCTTTTGATTTAAAAGAAGGCTTCATTGGTACTGACTATGATCAGTTTGTAGGGACTGGAGATGTAGATTTATTCAGGGTGATTGTTCCTGATAATGGGACGCTCTACATTGATATTGACACCCCCTTTGAGACAGAGTATGTAAATTCTTACCTGCGGGTGTTTGATGAGGATGGTAATCAAGTCTTATTGGAAGATGGTGAACCCGTTATTAGCAATGATGACTTATCTTTTGATGCTAATGCAGATACAGAGTTCACTGATCAACTGTATCCTGGTTTAGTGTTTGAACATCCTACTGATAGAGCCGTCTTTAATGGACACACTACAGATAGCTTTATTGCCGGAGGTGTCAACAGAGGAGAAGTTTACTACATTGGAGTATCTGATTTTGCTAATCAGGATTACAATACCCAAGACTTGAGTAACCGCTCTACTGCTGGAACTGGCGGTTTGTATGATTTGATTGTGCGTTTTGCTAATAATGATCGCAATGGCAGTATTGCTCAAGCGGTCTCTGATATTTCTCTGCCTATAACAGGTCAACCAGGGATTATTGGCGATGATACCGACCCGCAAACGGGTGAGTCTTTCCAAGTCGGCGACCTCGATATAGACTTTGTAAAAATTCGTTCTGCTACTGCTGGAATTTTAGAAATTGACATTGATTCCTACGAAAATACTGAGATTACAACTCCAGTTGATACGGTTCTTTCCATCTTTGATGCCCAGGGTAATTTACTAGCTGAAAATGATGATACGAACGGTGTAGACCCTGTGCTGTTATACCAAATTACAGCTAATACAGATTACTTTGTCGCTGTTTCAGGATACGGTAACAGCAATTTTGATCCCTTCATGCTTGGCAGTGGTTCACCAGGGGACACAGGTGAGTACATTTTCAACAGTCGCTTACTATCCACCAATGAAGTTATCGGCACATTATCAAATGATGCTATTAATTATTCCCTGGTTCAGAACCAACCAGTAACTATTGACTCACCAGTTTTTGCCAATATTGGCAGCGATAACGACTTTGTGATTGGAGCTAGTGACATTGATATTTACCGCTTCGTTGCCAATTTCAGTGGTAAAGTTGGAATTAGCACCAATACTTCCCAACCATTTAGTGCTGACACTTTCTTGCGTTTCTTTGATGCTGATGGTAATGAAATTGCCTTCAACGACGATGAAAATGATGAGACTCTGGGCAGTTATTTAGAAGTACAAGTTACGAATGGCAACGAGTATTATATTGGGGTAAATGGTTATAGTCCTGATGCCGGCAACTATGACCCAATTACTGGTAGTGGTGCTGCGGCTGGAAGTGAGGGCGATTATACTCTGATGCTATCCAGTATCCAACCTCCCAGTCCTACTATTACATTTGGTTCAAACGGTGATGATCTCATTATCTCTGCACCAAATCAAATCCTCTTTACAGGTGCTGGTGCTGATGAGGTTGATTTGGCTTTCAGCGGTCAACCTGAGAACAGCCGTGTTTCTCTGGGTTCGGGAAATGATAGGATTTACGTTAGTCAAAGTGATCGTGCCTTTGGTGGTTCAGGAAATGATGTCTTTGACGCTACCGATGGTCAAGGTGAAAACCGGATGTCTGGTGGGGCAGGTAATGATATTTTCTTCCTTGGTACAGGCGATCGCGCTTTGGGTGGTGATGGTGATGACACCTTCTTCGTTCAATCCGGTGGTGAAAACCTGATAGCCGGTGGTGCTGGTGCGGACAAATTCTGGATTACTACAGGAGAAATTCCTGCTAGTGCAAACACCATTACCGATTATCAACTGGATTTTGATTCTATTACTGTGGAAGGTATCATTAATATTGATGTGTTAACATCAGGTATAAGTACACAACTGCGAGTCGGAGATGGTATTGCTGATAATACAGGTTTTGGAACTGGTGCGTTATTAGCTACTTTATCAGGTACATCTGGGCTTACTAGTGCTGACGTGAATGTCAACCTGTTTGGTGCTAATTTCTTGTTTAATTAA
- a CDS encoding YkgJ family cysteine cluster protein — translation MATWQCIKQCGACCHLDPTDRPDLEDYLSPEELGLYLSMVGEDGWCVNFDHQTKECSIYASRPRFCRVEAETFQDMFGIEPEELNDFAIDCCRQQIECVYGDRSLEIIRFDQAVGF, via the coding sequence ATGGCTACTTGGCAATGTATAAAGCAGTGTGGAGCGTGCTGTCATCTTGATCCTACTGATCGTCCCGACTTAGAAGATTATCTTTCACCAGAGGAATTGGGACTTTACCTGAGTATGGTAGGTGAGGATGGATGGTGTGTGAATTTTGACCACCAAACAAAAGAATGTAGTATCTATGCTAGTCGTCCGCGTTTCTGTCGGGTGGAAGCAGAGACGTTTCAAGATATGTTTGGGATTGAACCGGAAGAATTAAACGATTTTGCTATTGACTGCTGTCGTCAGCAAATAGAGTGTGTTTACGGCGATCGCAGTTTGGAAATTATCCGTTTTGATCAAGCTGTGGGTTTTTGA
- a CDS encoding TMEM165/GDT1 family protein, giving the protein MDWNLLGLSFVTVFLSELGDKSQLAAIALSGQGQSRKAVFFGTAGALVLTSLLGALAGGAVAELFPTRILKAMAAVGFAVLAIRLLLPKSETD; this is encoded by the coding sequence ATGGACTGGAATCTTTTAGGGTTGAGCTTTGTGACAGTTTTTCTTTCCGAATTAGGTGACAAAAGTCAGTTAGCAGCGATCGCTCTTTCTGGTCAGGGTCAATCTCGAAAGGCTGTTTTTTTTGGTACAGCAGGAGCGTTAGTATTAACGAGTTTGTTAGGCGCATTAGCCGGGGGAGCAGTAGCGGAATTGTTTCCTACTCGCATCTTAAAAGCGATGGCTGCTGTGGGATTTGCTGTTTTGGCTATCCGTTTACTTTTACCTAAAAGTGAAACCGATTAG
- a CDS encoding GAF domain-containing protein, which yields MSAHNPNAEETIDLMIGVNNQETYHVQTNSSPVVSLATRKGTISQFLAPLTQDTFKEVVREVEHKLRIVNETLSMLDYQGFETILQEMLHSITLKTGELLGADRTTIFLLDEEKQELWSILAEGEGKRPLEIRIPADKGIAGEVATLRQVINIPFDFYKDGRSKFAQEQDKRNGYRTYTMLALPLLNENEELVAVVQLLNKLKYLHNPDDPLAERIDTKGFTSADEKLFQDFAPSIRLILESSRSFYIATQKQRAAAALMKAIKSLSQSSLDLEDTLKRVMDEAKVLMNADRSTLWLIDHDRHDLWTKITQDNGTTKELRVPLGKGFAGIVGVSGKTLNIPCDLYEHPDSQTAQKMDQENGYRTCSLLCMPVFNSDQDLIGVTQLVNKKKVGDFPPYNPDLWPQPPECFQASFDSNDEMFMEAFNIQAGVALQNAQLFAKVKQQEQMQRDILRSLSNGVISSNKAGYIITANESAKRLLGYSPEARLEGQLVSNVVNIKEGDFSKWFADALAAKDLKDTQQYYPDRTLLTTTQEQHSVNLSLNTIADAGDDNKVCGALVVMDDISDEKRLKSTMYRYMTQELAEELLKLDDAKLGGDRKEVTILFSDIRGYTTLTENMQAEQVVGMLNEYFESMVEAVFKHKGTLDKYIGDAIMAVFGSPLPLAEHARMAVETSLEMRHRLIELNERREAANEARIKIGIGINSDIVISGNIGSSKRMEFTAIGDGVNLGSRLESVSKQYGCDIIISDNTYKFCHDNIWARELDFIRVKGRNEPVSIYELIGLRSDPISDTKQELIEHYHKGREYYLKRQFALAQTEFVKALTADNNDKASMLYLGRCQHWLQSPPSDVTWDDGVWTFNEK from the coding sequence ATGTCAGCCCACAACCCAAATGCTGAAGAGACAATTGATTTGATGATTGGTGTTAACAACCAAGAAACATACCATGTACAAACAAACTCTTCACCTGTAGTTAGTCTGGCTACCAGAAAAGGAACTATTTCTCAGTTTCTTGCTCCCTTAACGCAAGATACTTTTAAAGAGGTGGTTCGGGAAGTTGAGCATAAATTACGGATTGTTAATGAAACCTTGTCAATGTTGGATTATCAAGGTTTTGAAACAATTCTCCAGGAAATGCTGCATTCGATTACTCTGAAAACAGGGGAATTACTAGGAGCAGATCGGACAACCATATTTTTGTTAGATGAAGAAAAGCAAGAACTCTGGTCTATTTTAGCTGAGGGGGAAGGTAAGCGGCCATTAGAAATTCGGATTCCTGCTGATAAAGGTATTGCAGGTGAAGTTGCGACTTTGAGGCAAGTAATCAATATTCCTTTTGATTTTTATAAGGATGGACGGTCGAAATTTGCTCAAGAACAAGACAAAAGAAATGGCTACCGTACCTACACAATGTTGGCTTTACCGCTATTAAATGAAAATGAAGAATTAGTAGCGGTAGTTCAATTATTAAATAAATTAAAATATCTACATAATCCCGATGATCCCCTGGCAGAACGCATTGATACCAAGGGGTTTACGAGTGCTGATGAAAAATTATTCCAGGATTTTGCTCCTTCAATTCGCCTGATTTTAGAATCGTCTCGATCCTTTTATATTGCCACCCAAAAACAACGGGCCGCAGCAGCTTTGATGAAAGCAATTAAGTCTCTTAGTCAAAGTAGTCTGGATTTAGAAGATACCCTAAAACGGGTAATGGACGAAGCGAAGGTATTGATGAATGCTGATCGCAGTACCCTGTGGTTAATAGATCATGATCGCCATGACTTATGGACAAAAATTACTCAAGATAATGGCACAACTAAAGAATTAAGAGTACCCTTAGGTAAAGGCTTTGCGGGGATAGTTGGTGTATCTGGGAAAACGTTAAATATTCCCTGTGATTTATATGAGCATCCAGATTCACAAACTGCTCAAAAAATGGATCAAGAAAATGGCTATCGCACTTGTAGTTTGTTGTGTATGCCAGTATTTAACAGTGATCAAGATTTGATTGGTGTCACGCAATTAGTTAATAAAAAGAAAGTAGGAGATTTTCCACCTTATAATCCTGACCTTTGGCCTCAACCTCCTGAATGCTTCCAAGCTAGTTTTGATAGCAATGATGAAATGTTTATGGAAGCTTTTAATATTCAAGCTGGGGTGGCTTTACAAAATGCCCAATTGTTTGCCAAAGTCAAACAACAAGAACAAATGCAGCGGGACATTTTGCGAAGTCTTTCTAATGGTGTAATTTCTTCCAATAAAGCTGGATATATTATCACCGCTAATGAAAGTGCTAAACGGTTGCTAGGGTATTCTCCAGAAGCACGTTTAGAAGGGCAACTGGTTAGTAATGTTGTCAATATCAAAGAGGGAGATTTTAGCAAGTGGTTTGCAGATGCTTTAGCGGCAAAGGATCTCAAAGATACCCAGCAATACTATCCAGATCGGACACTCCTCACTACAACCCAAGAACAGCACAGCGTTAATTTATCACTCAACACCATTGCTGATGCTGGGGACGACAATAAGGTGTGTGGCGCATTGGTGGTAATGGATGATATCAGCGATGAGAAGCGTCTGAAAAGCACTATGTACCGTTACATGACTCAGGAGTTGGCAGAAGAATTACTCAAATTAGATGATGCTAAACTAGGAGGCGATCGCAAAGAAGTTACTATTTTATTCTCAGATATTCGTGGCTATACCACTCTCACAGAAAATATGCAAGCTGAACAAGTAGTGGGTATGCTCAACGAATATTTTGAATCAATGGTAGAAGCCGTCTTTAAACATAAAGGCACTCTTGATAAATATATCGGTGATGCTATTATGGCTGTCTTTGGTTCTCCCCTACCCTTGGCAGAACACGCACGCATGGCAGTAGAAACTTCTCTAGAAATGCGCCATCGGTTAATCGAATTAAATGAACGTCGTGAAGCCGCTAATGAAGCAAGAATCAAAATTGGCATCGGCATTAATTCTGATATCGTCATTAGTGGCAATATCGGCTCTAGTAAGCGGATGGAATTTACTGCTATTGGTGATGGTGTTAACCTTGGTTCCCGATTAGAAAGTGTAAGTAAACAGTATGGTTGCGATATTATTATCAGCGACAATACATATAAATTCTGTCACGATAATATTTGGGCTAGGGAACTTGATTTCATTCGTGTCAAAGGCAGAAATGAGCCTGTATCCATCTATGAATTAATCGGGTTGCGTTCTGATCCCATTAGTGATACCAAGCAAGAATTAATAGAGCATTATCATAAAGGACGTGAATATTATCTCAAACGTCAGTTCGCACTTGCTCAAACTGAGTTTGTTAAAGCTTTAACTGCTGATAATAATGACAAAGCCTCTATGTTATATCTAGGTCGTTGTCAGCATTGGTTACAATCACCCCCATCAGATGTAACTTGGGATGATGGTGTTTGGACATTTAATGAAAAATAA